One genomic region from Gemmatimonadota bacterium encodes:
- the ptsP gene encoding phosphoenolpyruvate--protein phosphotransferase, whose amino-acid sequence MPRAIVGLPASPGIVVGPVHLLRWEVPQVRQRIIPDEQVGPEIARFEDVVARARTRLGQIRDRVSAHAGEEEAAIFDVQLAMLADVELLDNVRALIQQNLGAEKAFDLVMADWRQSFARHTHQMLRERVADLTDVHIRVLSMLLGLADRDPVDLPKGSNAILVTHDLTPSLTVQLDRDAIAAIATDAGTRTSHVAILARSLGLPAVVGLRDATTQLHPGDRVILDGSLGVVVPNPTEAQIAAYAERAVRDASDDAAMRAIATAEPVTLDGVRIILRANVDLPDEAAAAAGSGAEGVGLMRTEFLAVGRATMPDEEEQFRAYQGVVRAFGNHPVVIRTFDVGGDKLPIRGYATEANPFLGWRAIRVCLDEPELFKTQLRALLRAAMFGDVRIMLPLIVTLDEVRAARRLLMEASDELTARGVEHRSDVPLGVMVETPAAAIGADILAPEVAFFSIGTNDLVQYTLAVDRGNVNLAARFTPLHPSVLRLIRRTVQAGTAAGLEVAVCGEMASQPLMAFALIGLGVRQLSVGAQSVALVKRVIRGISVDVARAAADSAMLAGTAEEVEQVLRSAVRSAFGDAPFLRYGLPVKGDLDMFGDAGA is encoded by the coding sequence GTGCCGCGCGCCATTGTCGGTCTGCCTGCCTCGCCAGGGATCGTCGTAGGACCGGTACATCTTCTCCGCTGGGAAGTACCACAGGTGCGGCAGCGCATCATCCCGGACGAGCAGGTCGGTCCCGAAATCGCTCGATTCGAAGACGTGGTCGCGCGGGCGCGGACGCGCCTTGGCCAGATCCGGGACCGCGTCAGCGCGCACGCAGGCGAGGAGGAGGCTGCCATCTTCGATGTGCAGCTCGCAATGCTCGCCGACGTCGAACTGCTGGACAACGTGCGCGCTCTGATTCAACAGAATCTCGGAGCGGAGAAGGCGTTCGACCTTGTAATGGCGGACTGGCGCCAGAGCTTCGCGCGACACACGCATCAGATGCTGCGTGAGCGCGTCGCCGACCTCACCGATGTGCACATCCGCGTGTTGTCGATGCTGCTCGGTCTTGCGGACCGCGATCCGGTGGACCTGCCGAAGGGCTCCAATGCGATACTCGTCACGCACGATCTGACGCCCAGTCTCACCGTGCAGCTGGATCGCGACGCGATAGCCGCGATCGCGACCGACGCCGGTACGCGAACCTCGCACGTTGCAATTCTCGCGCGGTCTCTGGGTCTCCCCGCGGTGGTTGGCCTCCGCGACGCCACAACGCAGTTGCATCCGGGAGATCGCGTAATTCTCGACGGCTCGCTGGGCGTCGTCGTTCCGAATCCAACCGAAGCGCAGATTGCGGCGTACGCCGAGCGTGCGGTGAGGGATGCGTCGGATGACGCGGCGATGCGCGCGATCGCGACCGCGGAACCGGTCACGCTGGACGGAGTGCGAATCATACTGCGCGCGAACGTCGACCTGCCGGACGAGGCGGCCGCCGCTGCCGGGAGTGGTGCGGAAGGTGTGGGATTGATGCGCACCGAATTCCTCGCCGTCGGTCGCGCAACGATGCCGGACGAGGAAGAGCAGTTCCGCGCGTATCAGGGCGTCGTGCGCGCATTCGGAAACCATCCCGTCGTCATTCGCACATTCGACGTGGGCGGTGACAAGCTGCCGATTCGCGGATATGCCACCGAGGCGAATCCCTTCCTCGGCTGGCGCGCGATTCGTGTCTGTCTGGACGAGCCCGAGCTGTTCAAGACTCAGCTGCGTGCGCTGTTGCGGGCAGCAATGTTCGGCGACGTGCGCATCATGCTGCCGTTGATCGTCACGCTGGATGAAGTGCGCGCCGCGCGGCGACTGCTCATGGAAGCATCCGATGAGCTCACCGCGCGCGGTGTCGAGCATCGGAGCGACGTACCGCTGGGTGTTATGGTGGAGACGCCGGCTGCGGCGATCGGCGCTGACATCCTGGCACCCGAAGTCGCGTTCTTCAGCATCGGTACGAACGATCTCGTTCAGTACACGCTCGCCGTCGACCGCGGCAACGTGAATCTGGCCGCCCGCTTCACGCCGTTGCATCCGTCGGTGTTGAGGCTGATCCGGCGTACCGTCCAGGCCGGCACTGCCGCAGGTCTGGAGGTGGCTGTCTGCGGCGAAATGGCATCACAGCCCCTGATGGCGTTCGCGCTCATCGGGCTGGGAGTTCGCCAGCTGAGCGTTGGCGCCCAGTCGGTGGCGCTCGTGAAACGGGTCATCCGTGGGATAAGCGTGGACGTGGCCCGGGCGGCGGCTGACTCGGCGATGCTGGCCGGTACGGCCGAGGAAGTGGAGCAGGTGCTCCGCAGCGCAGTCCGGTCCGCCTTTGGCGACGCCCCGTTTCTGCGGTACGGATTGCCCGTCAAGGGTGATCTGGATATGTTTGGAGACGCCGGCGCTTGA
- a CDS encoding HPr family phosphocarrier protein, with amino-acid sequence MAERTVTIVNKNGVHARPAAEIVKTAGKFASNVTIVRDDLEVNGKSIMGVMMLAAECGSEIILRATGPDADAAIDALAELVATKFGER; translated from the coding sequence ATGGCGGAGCGAACGGTTACGATCGTGAACAAGAACGGAGTCCACGCGCGACCTGCCGCCGAGATCGTCAAGACGGCCGGAAAGTTCGCCAGCAATGTTACAATCGTACGCGACGATCTCGAGGTGAACGGCAAGAGCATCATGGGAGTGATGATGCTGGCCGCCGAGTGCGGCTCGGAGATAATTCTGCGCGCTACGGGACCGGATGCGGACGCCGCGATCGATGCGCTGGCGGAACTCGTGGCGACAAAGTTCGGGGAACGGTAG
- a CDS encoding PTS system mannose/fructose/sorbose family transporter subunit IID, with protein sequence MTAPQLHKWARRDPGTPAPVGKAAIAAAFIRLFAVQGSWNYETMVGNGIAFSMKPLLKDLPEDRYHSAMARQARYFNAHPYLAGVAVGSLARAELDGENPARIERFRTALCGPLGSVGDQLVWAGWLPLCSLIALAAFALGAGPLAVVCIFLGVYNVGHVALRAWGLRVGLRSGMRVAPALANPVFREWPAALARISAVLAGLILPLALQRIIGPGRVLAGGVAVVAVIGAVILARFGARATGWRAALGVLAIFVLYSVAR encoded by the coding sequence ATGACGGCACCACAGCTGCACAAATGGGCGCGTCGCGATCCTGGAACTCCGGCGCCGGTCGGTAAGGCGGCCATCGCCGCGGCGTTCATCCGGCTCTTCGCGGTGCAGGGCTCGTGGAACTACGAGACGATGGTCGGCAACGGGATCGCGTTCAGCATGAAACCCTTGCTCAAGGATCTACCCGAAGATCGATACCACTCCGCGATGGCCCGCCAGGCGCGCTACTTCAACGCGCATCCGTACCTCGCAGGTGTGGCCGTGGGATCGCTCGCGCGGGCGGAGCTGGATGGCGAGAACCCCGCCCGCATCGAGCGATTCAGGACCGCTCTCTGTGGTCCGCTTGGCAGCGTAGGTGACCAGCTTGTCTGGGCCGGCTGGCTCCCGCTGTGCTCGCTCATCGCTCTGGCAGCGTTCGCGCTCGGAGCCGGCCCGCTGGCGGTGGTGTGTATCTTTCTTGGCGTCTACAATGTTGGCCATGTCGCGCTGAGGGCGTGGGGGCTTCGTGTCGGACTCAGAAGCGGAATGCGTGTCGCGCCCGCGCTTGCCAATCCGGTTTTCAGAGAGTGGCCCGCCGCGCTGGCACGAATTTCGGCGGTGCTTGCCGGACTGATCCTGCCACTCGCATTGCAGCGCATCATTGGACCGGGGCGCGTTCTCGCCGGTGGTGTTGCAGTCGTCGCGGTGATTGGCGCCGTCATTCTTGCTCGTTTCGGCGCACGTGCAACGGGTTGGCGCGCCGCGCTCGGAGTGCTGGCGATCTTTGTCCTCTACTCGGTGGCACGTTGA
- a CDS encoding PTS sugar transporter subunit IIC — protein MTVESILFSIVPVSLLGAVTGLDMVSFPQMMLSRPLVSATLGGAFVGRPAAGLLIGAVLELIALETLPFGASRYAEWGTAGVVGGVVMAGQPAGAAGALPVAMFTALATAVFSSRSMVWVRTWNAHQARQLRTAIDAGSALAVDNLQLRGLTMDLVRGFVVTFVALIVLFPLSEEIVAIWGVDAIHSRAVVTALAATVAAGAIWTLTHRAARAGWLFVLGLGAGTALLLLQ, from the coding sequence GTGACAGTCGAATCCATCCTCTTCAGCATAGTGCCTGTATCGCTGCTGGGAGCTGTGACGGGGTTGGACATGGTAAGCTTTCCGCAGATGATGTTGTCGCGCCCTCTTGTATCAGCCACGCTTGGCGGCGCGTTCGTCGGACGGCCGGCGGCGGGACTCCTGATCGGTGCGGTGCTCGAGCTGATCGCGCTCGAGACCCTCCCATTCGGCGCATCGCGTTACGCAGAGTGGGGAACCGCTGGTGTCGTGGGCGGAGTGGTGATGGCTGGCCAGCCGGCAGGCGCGGCGGGCGCACTTCCAGTCGCGATGTTCACGGCGCTCGCGACCGCGGTATTCAGCAGCCGAAGCATGGTGTGGGTGCGAACCTGGAATGCACATCAGGCGCGCCAACTGCGCACCGCGATCGATGCCGGCTCGGCATTGGCCGTTGACAATCTGCAATTGCGCGGCCTCACGATGGACCTGGTGCGCGGCTTCGTCGTGACGTTCGTCGCGCTCATTGTGCTATTTCCGCTGTCGGAGGAGATCGTCGCGATCTGGGGCGTCGATGCGATTCATTCGCGCGCTGTTGTGACAGCGCTCGCGGCCACAGTTGCCGCCGGCGCGATCTGGACGCTCACACACCGTGCGGCGCGCGCGGGTTGGCTCTTCGTGCTCGGGCTCGGCGCCGGCACCGCACTGTTGCTGCTGCAATGA
- a CDS encoding PTS sugar transporter subunit IIB has protein sequence MPIALYRIDDRLIHGQVVVGWGQPLDLGFILLVDDAVAESDWEQELYRLGVPPSMDVYFASTSDAAREIAKYASDRRTGMVLTGTVEAMLQLARTAALPITSVNVGGIHHREDRTQKMRYVFLTKGEEQDLRSMAELGVVVTAQDVPSAPSHSLEELLRGCMT, from the coding sequence ATGCCGATAGCGCTCTACCGAATCGACGACCGATTGATACACGGACAGGTCGTCGTTGGCTGGGGGCAGCCACTGGATCTTGGCTTCATCCTTCTGGTCGACGACGCGGTCGCAGAATCCGACTGGGAACAGGAGCTCTACCGCCTCGGTGTTCCGCCGAGCATGGATGTGTATTTCGCGTCAACGAGCGACGCGGCGCGCGAGATCGCGAAATACGCGTCCGATCGGCGCACGGGAATGGTGCTCACGGGAACCGTGGAAGCGATGTTGCAGCTTGCGCGCACTGCGGCGCTGCCGATCACGTCGGTCAACGTTGGCGGCATTCATCACCGTGAGGATCGCACGCAGAAGATGCGCTACGTGTTCCTCACCAAAGGCGAAGAGCAGGATCTGCGCAGCATGGCCGAGCTGGGCGTGGTCGTCACCGCGCAGGACGTTCCATCTGCGCCCAGTCACTCGCTGGAAGAGTTGCTGCGCGGATGCATGACGTGA
- the hprK gene encoding HPr(Ser) kinase/phosphatase — protein sequence MTRHPTVGELFERLADPLQLDDLGGGVGLQRHLPGPEISSPGLALSGYVGRFVSDRLQVLGETEVSYLNSLDSARREEIIKLFFSFHLPAVFITKGQEPPDGLREQARDAETALIRTALSTAQFYSGVKPALEELFAPTTTLHGSLADVYGVGLFFTGASGIGKSECVLDLVERGHRLVADDLVIVSRRGHDLLIGRAHEMAAHHMEIRGVGLINIPSIFGIRSVRQQKRIEVVVHLETWDRNAPVERTGLDTSTASILGVEIPKITIPLNPGKNITVIAEVIAMNHLLHYSGINPAEQFNERLIQRMQKASAIRRYLQEDVE from the coding sequence GTGACGCGCCATCCCACTGTCGGCGAGCTGTTTGAACGGCTCGCCGACCCGCTGCAACTCGATGATCTGGGCGGCGGCGTGGGACTCCAGCGCCATCTACCGGGACCGGAAATTTCCAGTCCCGGCCTGGCGCTGTCGGGTTACGTCGGACGCTTCGTATCGGATCGGCTTCAGGTACTCGGCGAGACGGAGGTGAGTTATCTCAACTCGCTCGATTCCGCGCGGCGCGAGGAGATCATCAAGCTGTTCTTCTCCTTCCATCTTCCGGCCGTATTCATCACCAAGGGCCAGGAGCCACCGGACGGATTGCGCGAGCAGGCGCGTGATGCCGAAACGGCGCTGATTCGGACGGCACTATCGACGGCACAATTCTACAGTGGCGTGAAACCGGCGCTGGAAGAATTATTTGCTCCGACAACCACGCTGCATGGCTCGCTCGCTGACGTTTACGGAGTGGGCCTCTTCTTTACCGGCGCGAGCGGAATCGGGAAATCGGAGTGCGTGCTGGATCTCGTCGAGCGGGGCCATCGTCTGGTTGCCGACGATCTGGTAATCGTATCGCGGCGCGGCCACGACCTGCTCATCGGCCGCGCGCACGAGATGGCGGCACACCACATGGAAATTCGGGGCGTCGGGCTCATCAACATCCCGTCCATCTTCGGCATTCGCTCGGTGCGGCAGCAGAAGCGCATCGAAGTTGTGGTGCATCTCGAGACCTGGGATCGCAACGCGCCGGTGGAACGCACCGGTCTCGACACCTCCACGGCGAGCATCCTGGGCGTCGAGATTCCCAAGATCACCATACCGCTGAATCCCGGAAAGAACATCACGGTCATAGCGGAGGTGATTGCAATGAACCATCTTCTGCACTACTCCGGAATAAATCCGGCGGAACAGTTCAACGAGCGCCTGATTCAACGGATGCAGAAGGCATCAGCGATCCGGCGCTACCTGCAGGAGGATGTCGAGTAG
- a CDS encoding HPF/RaiA family ribosome-associated protein: MDIQFHGHQAEITDGLRMKAEEGVQKLMEHLGRPVDADVWVSEDGVKKTVELVLRAPHFDNLVAKGEGKYHEPALTNAIAKLDAQIRRLKTAKKKQVHEAELRA, from the coding sequence ATGGATATCCAATTCCACGGACATCAGGCCGAGATCACGGACGGGCTTCGCATGAAAGCGGAGGAAGGAGTTCAGAAGTTGATGGAGCATCTCGGCAGACCAGTCGACGCCGACGTCTGGGTGAGCGAGGACGGCGTCAAGAAAACCGTGGAACTGGTGCTGCGTGCACCGCACTTCGACAATCTCGTCGCAAAGGGTGAAGGGAAGTATCACGAGCCGGCGTTGACCAACGCGATCGCCAAGCTGGATGCGCAGATTCGCCGCCTCAAGACTGCGAAGAAGAAACAGGTTCACGAGGCCGAGCTGCGCGCGTGA
- a CDS encoding glycosyltransferase family 4 protein, with product MRILVINWQDRENPHAGGAELHLHEVFGRIVDSGHEVDLLCSGFAGAATDVILDGIHVHRVGSRFSFPLHAHSAYQALVAKHDYDIVVEDLNKIPLYTPRWKPRKLVVITHHLFGTTAFREESLPVAAATWLAERPLGIGYRGVAFQAVSQSTRDDLVVRGIPADRIEVIYNGVDVETLTPDPNVRSETPLFSYLGRLKRYKRVDLVVRAFALLDAREARLEIAGKGDDRDRLESLVTKLNIEDRVRFLGYITEVGKRDLLRRSWATVLASPKEGWGISNLESAACGTPVIAADSPGIRESVVDGDTGFLVPGSDVAAYAAAMRGLLDSPELVTTLGANARRFAETFTWERAAAETLAHLQHVARGA from the coding sequence TTGCGCATCCTCGTCATCAACTGGCAGGATCGTGAGAACCCGCATGCTGGTGGCGCGGAGCTGCATCTGCACGAAGTATTCGGCCGCATAGTGGACAGCGGTCACGAAGTCGATCTGTTGTGCAGCGGGTTCGCCGGCGCTGCGACCGACGTCATACTGGATGGAATTCACGTCCATCGCGTCGGCTCGCGTTTTTCCTTCCCGCTTCACGCCCACAGTGCATACCAGGCGCTGGTCGCGAAACACGACTACGACATCGTCGTCGAGGATCTGAACAAGATTCCGCTCTATACGCCGCGGTGGAAGCCGCGCAAGCTCGTGGTCATCACGCACCATCTGTTCGGCACGACTGCGTTCCGGGAGGAGTCGCTGCCGGTTGCCGCGGCGACGTGGCTCGCCGAACGCCCCCTGGGCATCGGCTACCGTGGCGTTGCGTTTCAGGCAGTCAGCCAGAGCACCCGCGACGACCTGGTAGTTCGCGGCATCCCCGCCGATCGCATCGAGGTCATATACAACGGAGTCGATGTCGAGACCCTCACGCCTGATCCGAACGTACGTTCGGAAACTCCCTTATTCTCCTATCTGGGCAGGTTGAAGCGCTACAAACGGGTCGATCTCGTTGTGAGAGCCTTCGCCTTGCTCGATGCGCGCGAAGCTCGCCTGGAGATTGCAGGCAAGGGTGATGATCGTGACCGGCTGGAATCACTCGTGACCAAACTCAACATCGAGGACCGGGTTCGGTTCCTGGGGTATATCACGGAAGTGGGAAAGCGGGATCTGTTGCGGCGTTCATGGGCGACTGTTCTTGCCTCTCCCAAAGAGGGCTGGGGAATCAGTAACTTGGAGTCAGCAGCGTGCGGTACACCGGTGATCGCCGCGGACTCGCCTGGCATCAGGGAGTCGGTGGTTGATGGCGATACCGGTTTTCTTGTTCCGGGTTCGGATGTGGCTGCATATGCGGCTGCCATGAGAGGGTTGCTTGATTCACCAGAGCTCGTCACGACCTTAGGAGCCAACGCGCGCCGTTTCGCCGAAACCTTCACATGGGAACGCGCAGCGGCAGAGACGTTGGCACATCTCCAACATGTAGCCAGGGGAGCGTAG
- the nusB gene encoding transcription antitermination factor NusB: MRVESRARSRALQALYAWDMRDGTALDRVAQQVWDDLVVSQEEQQFAGFLVRILMARGEEIDRSLSAVTTNWRLSRIGAIERSVLRLAIAELLQGTTPPRVVIKESVRLAERYGSEQSARFVNGVLDAYARQQGML; the protein is encoded by the coding sequence ATGAGGGTTGAGTCGCGCGCGCGCTCACGCGCGCTGCAGGCGTTGTATGCGTGGGACATGCGCGATGGCACCGCTTTGGATCGCGTTGCGCAGCAGGTGTGGGACGACCTCGTCGTATCACAGGAAGAGCAACAATTTGCCGGATTCCTCGTTCGCATCCTGATGGCACGCGGCGAGGAGATCGACAGGTCGCTGAGTGCCGTAACGACGAACTGGCGGCTGAGCCGCATCGGCGCGATCGAGCGATCGGTGCTGCGACTCGCGATCGCCGAACTGTTGCAGGGCACCACGCCACCGCGCGTCGTGATCAAGGAATCAGTCCGGCTTGCAGAGCGTTACGGGAGCGAGCAGAGCGCGCGCTTCGTGAACGGAGTGCTCGACGCGTACGCGCGCCAGCAGGGTATGCTCTGA
- the ribH gene encoding 6,7-dimethyl-8-ribityllumazine synthase produces the protein MAEFNGTPRGSGRRVVVVASRFNETITRPLVDGALEALVAHEVAFDDIDVVWVPGAWELPLAARRALESGRYDALVALGAVIRGDTPHFDFVAGEASRGLALVCIDAGIPIGFGLLTCDTMDQALARAGGVHGNKGWDAAVAALETTDVLDQIEPADEG, from the coding sequence ATGGCAGAGTTCAACGGAACACCGCGCGGCTCGGGGCGACGTGTAGTGGTCGTCGCGAGTCGCTTCAACGAAACGATCACACGTCCGCTCGTCGACGGTGCCCTGGAGGCGCTGGTCGCGCACGAGGTGGCATTCGACGACATCGATGTGGTCTGGGTGCCCGGCGCGTGGGAGCTGCCGCTCGCCGCGCGCCGCGCGCTCGAGAGCGGACGCTACGATGCGCTCGTCGCACTTGGCGCGGTCATCCGGGGCGATACACCGCACTTCGATTTCGTTGCGGGTGAGGCGTCTCGCGGCCTCGCGCTGGTGTGCATCGATGCCGGAATCCCGATCGGTTTCGGGCTGTTGACCTGCGACACCATGGATCAGGCGCTCGCTCGCGCTGGAGGCGTACACGGAAACAAGGGCTGGGATGCCGCTGTAGCGGCGCTCGAGACGACCGACGTCCTGGATCAGATCGAGCCAGCCGATGAGGGTTGA
- a CDS encoding bifunctional 3,4-dihydroxy-2-butanone-4-phosphate synthase/GTP cyclohydrolase II, with protein sequence MPESELPEPRFGTIEQALRDIAAGKMVIVADDDDRENEGDLICAAEHITAEGVNFMIRKAGGLICLALTGERADHLDLPQMSDFNTEEQRTAFTVSIDAAPRFGVTTGISAHDRAATIRVAVDPSTTRGDLRRPGHVFPLRAREGGVLQRVGHTEAAIDLARLSGMRPAGVICEILNEDGSAARRPQLELFARKHGLTFVTVAQLVAYRLRTERLVHRIAEARLPTNYGEWRIIGYRNDVDQHEHVALVHGHVLGESGVLVRMHSKCLTGDVFHSQRCDCGWQLDTAMEMIQAEGRGVIVYLDQEGRGIGLLNKLKAYQLQDEGKDTVEANEALGFGPDLRNYGIGAQILLDLGLRSMRVMTNNPRKLIGLEGYGLTVDDRVPIVPPSTSENAHYLKTKQAKLGHLLAS encoded by the coding sequence ATGCCTGAGTCCGAATTGCCTGAACCCAGATTTGGAACCATCGAGCAGGCGCTGCGCGACATCGCGGCGGGCAAGATGGTGATTGTAGCTGACGACGACGATCGCGAGAACGAAGGCGATCTGATCTGCGCCGCCGAACACATAACGGCTGAAGGCGTGAACTTCATGATTCGGAAGGCGGGCGGACTCATCTGTCTCGCGTTGACTGGCGAACGAGCCGATCATCTCGACCTTCCGCAGATGAGCGACTTCAATACCGAGGAGCAACGCACTGCGTTCACTGTCAGCATCGATGCTGCGCCTCGCTTTGGCGTCACGACCGGCATCAGCGCGCACGATCGCGCCGCGACGATCAGAGTCGCGGTGGATCCGAGCACGACACGTGGCGATCTCAGACGTCCGGGCCACGTATTTCCGCTGCGTGCACGCGAGGGTGGCGTGCTGCAACGCGTGGGTCACACCGAGGCGGCCATCGATCTTGCGCGGCTTTCCGGCATGCGTCCCGCTGGAGTCATCTGCGAGATACTCAACGAGGACGGAAGCGCGGCTCGGAGGCCACAGCTGGAGCTCTTCGCTCGCAAGCACGGGCTCACGTTCGTCACGGTTGCGCAGCTCGTCGCGTACCGCTTGCGCACCGAGCGACTGGTGCATCGCATCGCGGAGGCACGCCTTCCGACGAATTATGGCGAGTGGCGCATCATCGGCTATCGCAACGACGTCGATCAACACGAGCACGTGGCGCTCGTACATGGACATGTACTGGGCGAGTCGGGCGTGCTCGTCAGAATGCACTCCAAGTGCCTTACCGGCGACGTGTTCCACTCGCAGCGCTGCGATTGCGGCTGGCAGCTCGACACGGCGATGGAGATGATCCAGGCGGAAGGGCGGGGTGTCATCGTATATCTCGATCAGGAAGGGCGCGGCATCGGCCTGCTGAACAAGCTCAAGGCCTACCAGCTACAGGACGAGGGCAAGGACACCGTCGAGGCGAACGAGGCGCTCGGCTTCGGTCCCGACCTGCGCAACTACGGAATTGGCGCGCAGATACTGCTCGATCTCGGCCTGCGCTCGATGCGCGTGATGACGAACAATCCGCGCAAGCTCATCGGACTGGAGGGATACGGGCTCACGGTCGATGACCGAGTGCCGATAGTGCCACCGTCCACCAGCGAAAACGCGCATTATCTGAAGACAAAGCAGGCGAAGCTCGGGCATCTGCTCGCGTCGTAA
- a CDS encoding riboflavin synthase, with protein MFTGLIDEVGTIDRVADTDAGREFRIRAGYEALVSGESIAVNGACLTVRESGDGWFTAAAIVTTLGRTAIDGWTVGTRVNLERAMRLGDRLGGHLVQGHVDEVGVVREVRRDADALLIDIDVSADMFASFVPVGSVAVDGVSLTVNALPADRVLQISLIDFTLRHTTLGDLRPGARVHIEADMIGKYVRRLLTPYTETVDA; from the coding sequence ATGTTTACTGGACTGATTGATGAGGTCGGAACCATCGACCGCGTCGCCGATACGGACGCGGGTCGGGAGTTTCGGATTCGTGCTGGTTACGAAGCCCTTGTCTCTGGTGAGAGCATAGCGGTGAACGGAGCCTGTCTCACGGTGCGAGAATCGGGCGATGGATGGTTCACCGCCGCGGCGATCGTCACCACGCTTGGCCGCACTGCGATCGACGGCTGGACTGTCGGCACACGCGTCAATCTCGAGCGCGCCATGCGGCTCGGCGACCGCCTCGGTGGCCACCTGGTCCAGGGACATGTGGATGAGGTCGGCGTCGTGCGCGAAGTACGGCGTGACGCCGATGCTCTCCTAATCGACATCGATGTGTCGGCTGACATGTTCGCGTCGTTCGTTCCCGTCGGCTCCGTCGCGGTGGATGGCGTCAGCCTCACCGTCAATGCTCTGCCGGCGGATCGCGTTCTTCAGATATCACTCATCGACTTCACGTTGCGCCACACCACTCTTGGCGATCTGCGCCCCGGTGCGCGCGTTCACATTGAAGCTGATATGATCGGGAAGTACGTGCGGCGGCTGTTGACCCCATATACGGAGACGGTCGATGCCTGA
- the ribD gene encoding bifunctional diaminohydroxyphosphoribosylaminopyrimidine deaminase/5-amino-6-(5-phosphoribosylamino)uracil reductase RibD, with the protein MADARDEQFMRRALALAERGWGQTAPNPLVGAVVVRDGEIVGEGWHERYGEAHAEVNALARAGSAARAATMYVTLEPCNHTGKTPPCSDAVIAAGIARVVIAARDPGADSGGGAEKLRAAGIDVEVGLLEHEAREFNAPFFHSYVSDRPWVTLKLALSIDGAIADSKRTRAWLTNEESRAEVHRIRANVDAIAVGATTYATDHPSLTVRGPIQPRVPPVRVVFDPDARLSAGRTSVLEETDAVTFVRVADLAASLRALRARGIRSLLVEGGASLASALLDAELVDRLVIFQAPIVLGGGALAAFSSTSPRRAENVRRIPVLRRQAFGDDLMTIYALHAV; encoded by the coding sequence ATGGCCGATGCGCGCGACGAACAGTTCATGCGTCGCGCGCTGGCACTTGCAGAGCGTGGCTGGGGACAGACTGCGCCCAATCCATTGGTCGGCGCAGTCGTGGTGCGCGACGGCGAAATAGTCGGTGAGGGGTGGCACGAGCGGTACGGCGAAGCGCATGCCGAGGTCAACGCGCTCGCGCGCGCTGGAAGTGCCGCACGGGCCGCGACGATGTACGTCACGCTCGAGCCGTGCAATCACACGGGCAAGACGCCGCCATGCTCCGATGCGGTGATTGCAGCGGGGATTGCGCGCGTCGTCATAGCTGCGCGCGATCCCGGCGCGGATTCTGGCGGTGGGGCGGAGAAGCTGCGCGCAGCCGGCATCGACGTCGAGGTCGGTTTGCTGGAGCATGAAGCGCGGGAGTTCAACGCGCCATTCTTTCACTCGTACGTGTCGGATCGTCCGTGGGTGACGCTCAAGCTGGCGCTCTCCATCGACGGCGCGATCGCGGACTCCAAGCGCACCCGAGCCTGGCTCACGAACGAGGAGTCGCGCGCCGAAGTCCATCGTATTCGCGCCAACGTGGACGCAATCGCCGTCGGGGCCACGACCTACGCCACGGACCATCCATCGTTGACGGTGCGTGGCCCGATCCAACCGAGAGTGCCGCCTGTACGCGTGGTCTTCGACCCAGACGCCAGGTTGTCGGCCGGTCGAACGTCCGTTCTAGAAGAAACGGACGCCGTTACGTTCGTTCGCGTGGCTGATCTTGCCGCATCGCTCCGAGCATTACGGGCACGCGGCATCCGCTCGCTGCTCGTCGAGGGCGGCGCATCACTCGCGTCGGCGCTGCTCGACGCGGAGCTGGTGGACAGGCTGGTTATCTTTCAGGCACCAATAGTATTGGGTGGAGGCGCGTTGGCGGCATTCTCTTCGACGTCGCCTCGCCGAGCGGAGAACGTCCGCCGGATCCCGGTACTGCGTCGCCAGGCCTTTGGCGACGACCTGATGACTATTTATGCCCTGCACGCTGTTTGA